The genome window tgatgatgatgatgatgatgatggtaatagagatgatgatgatgatgatgatgatgatgatgatagagatgatgatgatgagagatgatgatgatgagaggtgatgatgatgatgatgatagaggtgatgatgagagagatgatggtgatgatgataatggtgatggaggtgatgatgatgatggaggtgatgatgatgatagagatgatgatgatgatgatggagatgatgatgatggaggtgatgatgatgatgatggagatgatgatgatggaggtgatgatgatgatgatgatagaggtgatgatgatggaggtgatgatgatgatgatgatagaggtgatgatgatgatgatgatgatagaggtgatggagatgatgatgatgatagaggtgatgatgatgatgatgatgatgatgatggtaatagagatgatgatgatgatgatgatgatggtaatagagatgatgatgatgatgatggaggtgataatggagatgatagagatgatgatgatgatgatggaggtgatgatagagatgatgatgataatagagatgatgatgatggaggtgatgatggaggtgatgatggaggtgatgatgataatagagatgatgatgatgatgatgatgatgatagagatgatggaggtgatgatgatgatagagatgatgatgataatagagatgatgatgatggaggtgatgatgatgatgatgagaggtgatgatgatgatggtaatagagatgatgatgatgatggaggtgatgatgataatagagatgatgatgaagatgatgatgatgatagatgatagagatgatgatgatgagaggtGATAgagatgacgatgatgatggagatgatgatgataatagagatgatgatgatggaggtgatgatggaggtgatgatgatgatgatgatgatgataatgatgatgatggaggtgatgatgatgagagatgatgatgatgatggaggtgatgatgatgatgatgatggaggtgatgatgatggaggtgatgatgagggatgatgatgatgatggaggtgatgatgatggaggtgatgatgatgatgatgatgatggaggtgatgatgatgatgatgatgagagagatgatgatgatggaggtgatgatgatgatgatggtaatagagatgatgatgatgatgatggaggtgataatggagatgatagagatgatgatgatgatgatggaggtgatgatgatagagatgatgatggaggtgatgatggaggtgatgatgataatagagatgatgatgatgatgatgatgatgatgatgatagagatgatggaggtgatgatgatgatagagatgatgatgataatagagatgatgatgatggaggtgatgatgatgatgatagagatgatgatgatgatgatggaggtgatgatgataatagagatgatgatgatgatgatggaggtgatgatgatgatgatgatgatgatggtaatagagatgatgatgatgatgatgatgatgatggaggtgataatggagatgatgatggaggtgatgatgatgatagagatgatgatgatgaagatgatggagatgatgatgatagaggtgatgatgatgatgatgatgatgatgaggtgatgatgatgatgatgatgatgatgatggtaatgagatgatgatgatgatgatggaggtgataatggagatgatgatgatgatgatgatgatagaggtgatgatggtaatagagatgatgatgatgatgatggaggtgataatagagatgatagagatgatgatgatgatagaggtgatgatgatgatgatgatgatgataatagagatgatgatgatgatgatgatgatgataatagagatgatgatgatgatgatgatgatgataatagagatgatgatgatgatgatgatgataatagagatgatgatgataatagagatgatgatgaaggtgatgatgatagagatgatgatgatgatgatgatgatgatgatgatagagatgatgatgatgatgatgatgatagagatgatgatgatgatgagagagatgatgatgatgatgagaggtgatgatagagatgatgatggaggtgatgataatagagatgatgatgatgatgatgatgatgatagagatgatgatgatgatggaggtgatgataaTAGAGATGATaatagaggtgatgatgatgatgatgatgatgataatagagatggtgatgatgttgatgaggatgatgatgagaagaCGGTggcagggaaaaactccctgggatgatatgaggaagaaaccttgagaggaaccaggctcagaagggaacccatcctcatttgggtgacactaaacagaaaataatgtaactgtagctgattaatgtcctttctacaacagaaatcaatgaccatgaggaactattaggtcagtgtagtttctaaggtcattataaacactagttctttgctgtcacaagctgacagatgaaatggcagatctgtgatggtgtgaaagtccccaagtggctctgtccacggctgtctcctggtccacacagatccatccacagcatcagtgggcaccaccaagtgaccagactccgaccaggggtagggcagtggtcacactggaaactggcaaacactgggagctcaggagtggggtgtatagctccacagagaaaaaaacgagaaagatattaagtttctgatcatgtgatgcttaaaggcagtgtagaattatgtgtaaagtgcaggcagggactccagcaagactaactatgacatcataactaaaagggagagccagaaggtcacagacatgaaggcttcccgggacataaagtgtccaaccacttcacagtcagtgacctgagtgaccatgtgagggtggtaagatgacagcatccaaacatcccagtacaccaaacactctatgaccatgaaccttcagatctgctcctttacctaagaaaaactatacactgaaatcttgactaaacaaatgtgtcttcagcctggacttaaacactgagactgtgtctgaatccccaacactaattggaaggctgttccataactgtggggctttgaaagagaaagctccgccccctgctgtagcctttgctacttgaggtactaccaagtaactagcaccctttgatcggagtaggcgtggcggatcataaaagactaaaagatcgctcaagtACTGCGGAGcgagaggatgatgatgatagagatgatgaggaggaggatagagatgatagagatgatgaggaggaggatagagatgatagagatgatgatgatgatgatggtaatgatgatgatgatgaggaggaggatagagatgatgatgatgatgatgatggtgatgatagaaatgatgatggtaatgatgatagagatgatgatgaggaggatagagatgatagagatgatgatgatgatggtaatgatgatgaggaggaggatagagatgatgatgatgatgatgatgatgagagatgatgatagaaatgatgatggtaatgatagagatgatgatgatgatgatgataataatgatagagatgatgatgatgatgatgataatgatagagatgatgatgatgatgatgatgatgatggtaatgatgatagagatgatgacgatgatgatgatgatgatcaggggCAGAGTGGGACATTTCTCTGTGACCTGACGGTGGTTCTGGCCGCGGTGCAGTGGATCACGTTGACATGTGATAGTCTGGTATACAGCTAGGAATGAATTGACGGATCTCTCAGTGTTCGGTCCAGTCCACACGTACACGgctattttttcattttgaaaaaaaatctcgtccacatgaaaacgcgAAACCTGGTCTGTAGCGCTGTCAAGAAAAAGCCAttttggccaatcagaagccagagACGCCGACTTCacaagcagtgttgccagattgggcaaGTTTCCACCCAATTAGGCTTCTTTTGGTCAAGTCTCACCAGGAAAAAGTGCATTGGGCGGGTTGATAAAATCtgggctggtttttgatgcaactggcagctttttatttttgactataatcatgatattttattaattttctattcaaacgaactttacaataaagtgtaatgtataatgctgacattttaattatatggttcagtttagccaataaggttcaaGGGAGTCATTGTTGTAATTGTTCTACTCGTTAAGccaatatcacaaagttattaactgttataactgtttgttattgtattagttataacagTATGCATTTTGTGATGGTATTTTTTGAAATGggcgggttttaagctgtagttgagctggaaatcttcagtctggcaaccctgttcgcAAACCAAAAATCTCCGGTTTTGCTGTCTATACTATAACACTGAAAccagagtttttaaaaaacttcacccaggcaggagttttcaaaaatgttcagtTTCATTGACCTGATGCTGCGTTTGCATGTGGACGAACGGACAAACCGCATTAAAGAAGCTgtggttttaaaaatacccgcTTTTGTGTGGACAGGGCCTACGAATCAGGAAATCGTGAAGTGAAAATGACATCACCACATGACCCAACCTCAGTGACGCACTGCCTGATTGGCTATTTCCAGAGGAAGGTAATAGGTGTGTTGGACTTGAAGTGGCACTGCACTGACCGATCTGGTGTAGAACGTCAAAGTACCGCCAGAGTGACTTAAGGGTGTGCGCTCGAATATGGGGAGTAGATCGGTCAGAATTACGTTCACATGACCGTTACATCATCATCTGGCAGACGGACGCTTTCATCCAAAACAACTAACAATAGATCAAAATTAAACCAAGAAACCAGCAACAACATGTAAGTGCTGTGTCCAGTCTGGTTTAGTCTAACGCAAGATGTGTAGCATgttttaatgataaataaaaagaatatagaTAGAATAGAGAGTGCTAGTGTTAGTGGGTCAGGgggtttatataataaataaaagaaatgaagtaGATAGCATAGAAGTAGAATAGAGAGAGTAAGTGTTAGAGGGTCAAGATTTTTTTAgtagtatagatggtgtattccTAGTGAGTCTTTTAGGGATCATTTAggcctgtttattcatttataattggtCTGGTAGTCTACATGTTACATCAACTAATAGGGTTAACCTTCAGGATTATCAGTCTGGTGGATTACAGGAACACGGTGGAGGTGATGACCACAGCAGCAAAGGTGGCCTGGGATGGAGTCAAATTGCCTGAATTACTGTCCCAGTCaaccactgatgatgatgatgataatgatgatgatgtatatTTTGTGCAGATGATCGTCCTGCAGTCGCTGCATAAATATCAGCCACGGCTGCACATCTCTGAGGTTCCTGCGGACGGTCTGgactctgagagagagacacgcacacagacctTCGTCTTCCCTGAGAGCCAGTTCATTGCTGTGACTGCATACCAGAACACTgatgtacagaacacacacacagtttgtatctgtctgtgtgtagctGTTTGTGTGCTGTTGATCATGTGACCATTATGTTTTGTTTCCTCTGTAGATCACACAGCTGAAGATTGACCACAATCCATTCGCCAAAGGATTTAGAGACAACTATGACTCGtcagttttcttcttcttcttcttcttcttcttcttattattattattgtcatctAACTGTATTTAAATCATCTGAATCCAGCgcagtgctggtgtgtgttactTCTCTACATTAATGTTGGAGATGTTTTAGTGGCACAAATAGAAACCCATCTTGTCTTGCTCTGTGTTTTTGTAGGATGTACATGGCTCCTGAGGGTGAAAGGTTAACTCCGCCCCCTGCTGATTCCCCACGCACTCATCAGCTGGTCTCGAGCGCCCGCTACCCGGTGCAGCCGTTCCTGCATGATCAGTTTGTGAACGCTCTGCCCCCGAGCCGTTTCTACAGTGCTGACCGCTCGCTGCAGCCTCCGGAGGAGTGTACCGCACCCCACCGCTGGCTCGTGACCCCGGTGCAGCAGCCCTACGAGTCAGAGTACCTGCCCTATGCCCTGAGCTCTCGCGCCCTCACCTGCTACTCTGACTCCGCATTCGCCTCTATGGCCACCAGCTGGGGGTCAAAGGTCAGCTACCAGAACAAGATACCTGCCAGTTTGCCCTGGTCCCCTCGGCCGAGTAACAGCGTAAGTCAGGACAAAGTGCGTGAGGATGACTGGGCGGAGTCTGTGGCATACACTGCGGTGTGTAAACGCAGACGCGTGTCACGTGATGAGTCCAGCACTGAAAACTCGCCACCAATCAAGTGTGAGGACTCGCGATCGGAAAACTACGGAAAAGATGTTTCATCTGGCCCCAAGAGTGTGAGCTGCTGCGCCTTCTACACTGCCACTtaaacacacgcgcacac of Hemibagrus wyckioides isolate EC202008001 linkage group LG23, SWU_Hwy_1.0, whole genome shotgun sequence contains these proteins:
- the eomesb gene encoding eomesodermin homolog b isoform X2, whose protein sequence is MPGEGARAGGADQPKAPAAHFEEVLSSFPVDGAAPSSSPAYFIQSNTTQDISSPSPAHFLPYPTRTGPGVSRCSASLHYGFSSPSSSSSSPSSSSTSHAAFGAAYHQFTHGSANLYPPAYDGAEHCARGDRRAQVYLCNRALWLKFHRHQTEMIITKQGRRMFPFLSFSISGLSVSSHYNVYVEITLADPNHWRFQGGKWVTCGKADNNLQGNKIYIHPESPNTGAHWMRQEISFGKLKLTNNKGANNSNTQMIVLQSLHKYQPRLHISEVPADGLDSERETRTQTFVFPESQFIAVTAYQNTDITQLKIDHNPFAKGFRDNYDSMYMAPEGERLTPPPADSPRTHQLVSSARYPVQPFLHDQFVNALPPSRFYSADRSLQPPEECTAPHRWLVTPVQQPYESEYLPYALSSRALTCYSDSAFASMATSWGSKVSYQNKIPASLPWSPRPSNSVSQDKVREDDWAESVAYTAVCKRRRVSRDESSTENSPPIKCEDSRSENYGKDVSSGPKSCDRSPR